A window of Candidatus Methylomirabilota bacterium contains these coding sequences:
- a CDS encoding potassium channel protein: MARLGIAGLFLAAVVIIGSVGYHFLEGYTWLEALYMTIITISTVGFREVRPLSPAGMIFTIGLLFAGLGVVLYTAGTVTAKIVEGEFQQFFGRKRMEKRIGALTDHYLVCGCGRIGEVICRELASKPVPFVVIEQEEERIRKVEEAGYLLLKGDATDEKVLLAAGAMKAKGLFATLPVDADNVFVTLTAKELNPSIFVVARAETERSERTLAHAGADKVISPYAMGGHRMAQAALRPAVVDIIELATHYQSLELQLAEIVVPPGSPCEGLTLRDSGLNQEPGVIVVAIKRAAGGMIFNPSTGERIEVGDRLVALGEVVRLRGLERRVESSSSR, from the coding sequence TTGGCAAGGCTAGGGATCGCCGGGCTGTTCCTTGCGGCGGTGGTGATCATAGGGTCCGTAGGGTATCATTTCCTTGAGGGGTATACGTGGCTCGAAGCCCTCTATATGACGATCATCACCATCTCAACGGTGGGGTTTCGCGAGGTGAGACCCTTGAGCCCGGCCGGGATGATCTTCACGATCGGGCTCCTGTTCGCCGGCCTGGGAGTAGTTCTCTACACAGCAGGAACCGTGACCGCAAAAATCGTGGAGGGGGAGTTCCAGCAGTTCTTCGGGAGAAAGAGAATGGAGAAGCGAATCGGCGCCCTGACAGACCACTATCTGGTGTGCGGCTGTGGTCGCATCGGGGAGGTGATCTGCCGCGAGTTGGCGTCAAAGCCGGTTCCGTTTGTGGTCATTGAGCAGGAGGAAGAGCGGATCCGCAAGGTGGAAGAGGCGGGCTACCTTCTGCTCAAGGGGGATGCCACCGATGAGAAGGTCCTCCTGGCTGCCGGGGCGATGAAGGCCAAAGGTCTCTTTGCCACCCTGCCGGTCGATGCGGATAATGTCTTTGTGACCCTCACAGCCAAGGAGCTCAACCCCTCCATCTTTGTGGTGGCCAGGGCCGAGACGGAGCGGAGCGAAAGGACGCTTGCCCACGCTGGGGCCGACAAGGTCATCTCGCCGTACGCAATGGGGGGACACCGCATGGCTCAGGCGGCCCTCCGCCCCGCCGTAGTGGATATCATCGAGCTGGCCACGCACTATCAAAGCCTGGAGCTGCAACTAGCGGAGATTGTGGTGCCACCGGGGTCGCCCTGCGAGGGGCTCACATTACGCGACTCCGGGCTGAACCAGGAGCCAGGGGTGATTGTGGTGGCGATCAAGCGGGCGGCGGGTGGTATGATCTTTAATCCCTCCACAGGTGAAAGGATTGAGGTCGGGGATCGCCTTGTCGCTCTGGGAGAGGTTGTTCGCCTGAGGGGATTGGAGCGGCGAGTAGAGTCGTCCTCTTCACGATAG
- a CDS encoding DJ-1/PfpI family protein, producing the protein MAAKKILMLVGDFVEDYEAMVPFQMLTMVGHTVHTVCPGKKAGETVRTAVHDFEGDQTYSEKRGHNFALNATFAKIRPKNYDALVIPGGRSPEYLRLDEKVLDLVRHFAKENKPIASICHGQQLLTAAGVVEGKRCTSYPAVRPELIRAGAKWEDVNATFSNAHVDGNLVTAAAWPGHPEWIRKFLEVLGSRVEP; encoded by the coding sequence ATGGCGGCAAAGAAGATTCTGATGCTTGTGGGGGATTTTGTCGAGGACTACGAGGCGATGGTTCCCTTTCAGATGCTAACCATGGTGGGGCATACGGTTCACACGGTCTGCCCCGGCAAGAAGGCCGGCGAAACGGTCCGGACAGCCGTCCACGACTTCGAGGGAGACCAGACCTACAGCGAGAAGCGGGGTCACAACTTCGCTCTCAACGCCACCTTCGCCAAGATCAGACCCAAAAATTATGACGCCCTGGTGATTCCAGGCGGACGCTCCCCGGAATACCTTCGCCTGGACGAGAAGGTACTTGATCTGGTCCGCCACTTTGCGAAGGAAAACAAGCCTATCGCCTCCATTTGTCATGGACAGCAACTGTTGACGGCGGCCGGGGTCGTGGAGGGCAAACGCTGCACCTCCTATCCTGCCGTGCGGCCTGAGCTGATCCGAGCCGGCGCCAAGTGGGAAGACGTGAACGCCACCTTCTCCAATGCGCATGTAGACGGCAACCTCGTCACAGCGGCAGCCTGGCCAGGCCATCCTGAATGGATCCGCAAGTTCCTGGAGGTGTTAGGCTCCAGGGTCGAGCCCTAA
- a CDS encoding HigA family addiction module antidote protein, with product MRKLKPVTPGELLREEFLIPMGLTQYRLAKEIGVPAQRIGDIVAGKRAITADTDLRLCRFFGLSNGYWLRAQAAYDTEVAKEALAKTLAKITPWVRIRAHVNHPA from the coding sequence ATGCGTAAGCTTAAGCCTGTGACGCCCGGGGAGTTGCTGCGTGAAGAGTTCCTGATCCCGATGGGTCTCACGCAATACCGCCTCGCCAAGGAAATCGGTGTACCCGCCCAGCGGATCGGTGACATCGTAGCAGGGAAGCGCGCTATCACGGCGGACACCGATTTGCGCCTGTGCCGGTTCTTCGGCCTGTCTAACGGCTATTGGCTGCGGGCGCAGGCGGCCTATGATACGGAAGTAGCGAAAGAAGCGCTTGCAAAGACGCTGGCGAAGATCACACCATGGGTTAGGATACGGGCTCATGTGAATCATCCCGCCTAA
- a CDS encoding type II toxin-antitoxin system RelE/ParE family toxin, translating into MITTFKCSDTEALSKGRRVTRFVNIESVARRKLRQLQIAGRLADLRVPPGNQLEALKGNRAGQHSIRVNDQFRVCFRWTAAGAEDVEIVDCH; encoded by the coding sequence GTGATCACGACGTTCAAGTGCTCCGACACGGAGGCTCTGTCGAAAGGCCGGCGGGTCACGCGGTTCGTAAACATCGAGTCGGTGGCACGTCGCAAGCTGCGGCAGTTGCAGATCGCGGGCCGGTTGGCAGACCTGCGTGTGCCGCCGGGCAACCAACTGGAAGCGCTTAAGGGTAACCGCGCCGGGCAACACAGTATCCGCGTAAACGATCAGTTCCGCGTATGCTTCCGCTGGACGGCTGCGGGCGCGGAGGACGTTGAGATCGTGGACTGTCATTAA
- a CDS encoding YceI family protein gives MKRWTFEPGHTAAEFCVRHMMVTNVRGHFKNAHGTLEFDPEFPALSRVEAVIDARGLWSGERDRDAHLKDPDFLDVERFPEIAFRGSHVRLCGATEAVVLGDLTLRGVTRPIELHVHYLGQWQTPWWEEGVDKGPKTRAGFLATARINRHEFGVSWNGALDRGGVIVGDDVVVTIDAEAILQP, from the coding sequence ATGAAGCGCTGGACGTTCGAACCTGGACATACCGCAGCCGAGTTCTGCGTACGACACATGATGGTCACGAACGTCCGAGGTCACTTCAAGAACGCGCACGGCACGCTCGAGTTCGATCCGGAGTTTCCCGCGTTGTCTCGCGTCGAGGCGGTCATCGATGCACGGGGGCTCTGGAGCGGTGAGCGTGATCGCGATGCCCATCTCAAGGATCCTGACTTCCTGGATGTCGAGCGCTTTCCCGAGATCGCCTTTCGCGGAAGCCATGTCCGCCTCTGCGGGGCCACCGAGGCCGTCGTGCTCGGGGACCTCACGCTTCGCGGAGTGACGCGCCCCATCGAACTTCACGTCCACTACCTCGGGCAGTGGCAGACGCCGTGGTGGGAGGAGGGTGTGGATAAGGGACCAAAGACTCGTGCCGGGTTTCTGGCCACCGCACGGATCAACCGTCACGAGTTTGGCGTGAGCTGGAACGGCGCGCTCGATCGCGGCGGTGTGATTGTCGGCGACGACGTGGTGGTGACGATCGATGCCGAGGCCATCCTACAGCCCTAG